The Drosophila mauritiana strain mau12 chromosome 2R, ASM438214v1, whole genome shotgun sequence genome has a segment encoding these proteins:
- the LOC117137534 gene encoding uncharacterized protein LOC117137534 isoform X3: protein MAQQQRSWDEGAVGGGSYGHPHSSHHKVPARAASNPLPCKGATPKLPRQYHGGPTSSYNYGGYDTPRSPKITTTFAQDSCDDVSSSTPSSYYQTPPSGSIDDSASLLSGRTTARSPKSQCQFVFDAVSPSHGRKFEYYEPISPDDGALYYDPPSSPRRQGSKKLMRTKTPLDPVPQLTTTGVDESMAVAMAMGGAGGGGYAQGGPSKRQRDEWELPVISKIEARNLSAAAGAGSAGGSYYGLKRDSCVTDCTQLSMESGETGTQHTNSTMVTHTTTSFSFTEPEMEHEAGQPQLRRQRRHAINITSNPGYQVLHSSHSTLDRTCSDSVVSLRYRKSTSDLTQDADHELSGCKPNKPKAHVEHKPRRRGSSKGGLAYLASRRSSRESMKSACSNASIVSNDDVGPLAFQSSNRGRQRRTSNFLELPVPDHVRPRVCSLPERPYNPRASDDLYRLRHFSISKGNVVNCGDSIISRRSRSNTSVNSTNSRASERSPFEGSCCGAGYANVDSLPATPDDSENLDPPPPARYRVVMLGDAGVGKTALVNQFMTSEYMHTYDASLEFNSDLSFRRRVRREDGERAAGR from the exons ATGGCCCAGCAACAGCGCAGCTGGGACGAGGGAGCTGTCGGTGGAGGATCCTATGGCCATCCCCACTCCTCGCACCACAAAGTACCTGCTCGAGCTGCCAGCAATCCGCTGCCCTGCAAAGGGGCCACTCCCAAGCTGCCCAG GCAATACCATGGAGGTCCAACTTCGAGTTATAACTATGGCGGATACGATACCCCGAGGAGTCCCAAGATCACCACCACATTTGCCCAAGACAGTTGTGATGATGTTAGTAGCTCCACGCCCAGCTCCTATTATCAGACACCCCCATCGGGATCGATAGATGATTCGGCATCTCTGCTCAGTGGACGCACCACTGCCCGCAGTCCCAAGTCGCAGTGCCAGTTCGTCTTTGATGCAGTGAGTCCCAGTCACGGCAGGAAGTTCGAGTACTATGAACCTATCTCACCGGACGATGGAGCTCTCTACTATGATCCTCCCAGTTCGCCGCGACGACAGGGTTCCAAAAAGCTAATGAGGACAAAGACCCCACTGGATCCAGTTCCCCAGTTGACCACAACAGGCGTGGATGAGAGCATGGCGGTGGCTATGGCCATGGGCGGAGCAGGAGGTGGAGGTTACGCTCAAGGAGGACCAAGCAAGCGGCAGAGAGATGAGTGGGAACTACCGGTGATCAGCAAGATCGAGGCGAGAAACCTAAGTGCGGCTGCAGGGGCAGGCTCGGCTGGAGGAAGTTATTATGGCTTGAAACGCGACTCCTGCGTCACTGACTGCACGCAGCTGTCCATGGAATCCGGCGAGACGGGTACCCAGCATACCAATAGCACCATGGTGACCCACACCACCACCAGCTTTAGCTTTACGGAGCCGGAAATGGAGCACGAGGCTGGACAGCCGCAATTGCGGCGCCAACGTCGCCATGCCATCAACATCACCTCCAATCCCGGCTACCAGGTTCTCCACAGCTCTCACTCCACGCTGGATCGTACCTGTTCCGATAGCGTGGTCTCACTTCGCTACCGCAAATCCACCAGTGACCTGACCCAAGATGCTGACCACGAGCTAAGTGGCTGCAAGCCCAACAAGCCGAAGGCCCATGTGGAGCATAAACCGCGTCGCCGGGGCAGCTCCAAAGGTGGACTGGCCTACTTGGCCAGCCGGCGAAGTTCCCGTGAGTCGATGAAGAGCGCCTGCTCCAATGCCTCCATCGTTTCAAACGACGATGTTGGACCACTGGCCTTCCAGAGTTCAAATCGCGGTCGCCAGCGTAGAACATCGAACTTTCTTGAGTTACCAG TTCCCGACCATGTGCGTCCTCGAGTCTGTTCCCTTCCAGAGCGACCGTACAATCCGCGGGCCAGTGATGACCTGTACCGCCTGCGTCACTTCTCCATCAGCAAGGGCAACGTGGTCAACTGTGGCGACTCAATCATCTCGCGGAGATCGCGGAGCAACACCAGCGTCAACTCGACGAACAGCCGGGCCAGCGAACGATCCCCCTTCGAGGGCAGCTGTTGCGGAGCGGGATATGCCAATGTGGACTCATTGCCGGCGACGCCGGATGACTCGGAGAACCTGGATCCACCTCCGCCCGCCCGCTACCGCGTCGTGATGCTGGGCGATGCCGGCGTGGGCAAAACGGCGCTGGTCAATCAGTTCATGACGTCGGAGTACATGCACACCTATGACGCCAGCCTGG AGTTTAATTCTGATCTGAGTTTTAGACGACGAGTTCGGCGAGAAGACGGTGAGCGTGCTGCTGGACGATGA
- the LOC117137534 gene encoding uncharacterized protein LOC117137534 isoform X2: MAQQQRSWDEGAVGGGSYGHPHSSHHKVPARAASNPLPCKGATPKLPRQYHGGPTSSYNYGGYDTPRSPKITTTFAQDSCDDVSSSTPSSYYQTPPSGSIDDSASLLSGRTTARSPKSQCQFVFDAVSPSHGRKFEYYEPISPDDGALYYDPPSSPRRQGSKKLMRTKTPLDPVPQLTTTGVDESMAVAMAMGGAGGGGYAQGGPSKRQRDEWELPVISKIEARNLSAAAGAGSAGGSYYGLKRDSCVTDCTQLSMESGETGTQHTNSTMVTHTTTSFSFTEPEMEHEAGQPQLRRQRRHAINITSNPGYQVLHSSHSTLDRTCSDSVVSLRYRKSTSDLTQDADHELSGCKPNKPKAHVEHKPRRRGSSKGGLAYLASRRSSRESMKSACSNASIVSNDDVGPLAFQSSNRGRQRRTSNFLELPVPDHVRPRVCSLPERPYNPRASDDLYRLRHFSISKGNVVNCGDSIISRRSRSNTSVNSTNSRASERSPFEGSCCGAGYANVDSLPATPDDSENLDPPPPARYRVVMLGDAGVGKTALVNQFMTSEYMHTYDASLDDEFGEKTVSVLLDDEESDMVFIDHPSVEMSVENSLSTYEPHGCVVVFSVVDRSSFRVAEEIINYLWQENYTKDKAVILVGNKADLARARLITSQEGKALAASRDAKFIETSSGIQHNVDELLVGILKQMRLKEKREKKATASKMKTSRTHISLHLAKELLQKICLSDISKSKSCENLHVL; encoded by the exons ATGGCCCAGCAACAGCGCAGCTGGGACGAGGGAGCTGTCGGTGGAGGATCCTATGGCCATCCCCACTCCTCGCACCACAAAGTACCTGCTCGAGCTGCCAGCAATCCGCTGCCCTGCAAAGGGGCCACTCCCAAGCTGCCCAG GCAATACCATGGAGGTCCAACTTCGAGTTATAACTATGGCGGATACGATACCCCGAGGAGTCCCAAGATCACCACCACATTTGCCCAAGACAGTTGTGATGATGTTAGTAGCTCCACGCCCAGCTCCTATTATCAGACACCCCCATCGGGATCGATAGATGATTCGGCATCTCTGCTCAGTGGACGCACCACTGCCCGCAGTCCCAAGTCGCAGTGCCAGTTCGTCTTTGATGCAGTGAGTCCCAGTCACGGCAGGAAGTTCGAGTACTATGAACCTATCTCACCGGACGATGGAGCTCTCTACTATGATCCTCCCAGTTCGCCGCGACGACAGGGTTCCAAAAAGCTAATGAGGACAAAGACCCCACTGGATCCAGTTCCCCAGTTGACCACAACAGGCGTGGATGAGAGCATGGCGGTGGCTATGGCCATGGGCGGAGCAGGAGGTGGAGGTTACGCTCAAGGAGGACCAAGCAAGCGGCAGAGAGATGAGTGGGAACTACCGGTGATCAGCAAGATCGAGGCGAGAAACCTAAGTGCGGCTGCAGGGGCAGGCTCGGCTGGAGGAAGTTATTATGGCTTGAAACGCGACTCCTGCGTCACTGACTGCACGCAGCTGTCCATGGAATCCGGCGAGACGGGTACCCAGCATACCAATAGCACCATGGTGACCCACACCACCACCAGCTTTAGCTTTACGGAGCCGGAAATGGAGCACGAGGCTGGACAGCCGCAATTGCGGCGCCAACGTCGCCATGCCATCAACATCACCTCCAATCCCGGCTACCAGGTTCTCCACAGCTCTCACTCCACGCTGGATCGTACCTGTTCCGATAGCGTGGTCTCACTTCGCTACCGCAAATCCACCAGTGACCTGACCCAAGATGCTGACCACGAGCTAAGTGGCTGCAAGCCCAACAAGCCGAAGGCCCATGTGGAGCATAAACCGCGTCGCCGGGGCAGCTCCAAAGGTGGACTGGCCTACTTGGCCAGCCGGCGAAGTTCCCGTGAGTCGATGAAGAGCGCCTGCTCCAATGCCTCCATCGTTTCAAACGACGATGTTGGACCACTGGCCTTCCAGAGTTCAAATCGCGGTCGCCAGCGTAGAACATCGAACTTTCTTGAGTTACCAG TTCCCGACCATGTGCGTCCTCGAGTCTGTTCCCTTCCAGAGCGACCGTACAATCCGCGGGCCAGTGATGACCTGTACCGCCTGCGTCACTTCTCCATCAGCAAGGGCAACGTGGTCAACTGTGGCGACTCAATCATCTCGCGGAGATCGCGGAGCAACACCAGCGTCAACTCGACGAACAGCCGGGCCAGCGAACGATCCCCCTTCGAGGGCAGCTGTTGCGGAGCGGGATATGCCAATGTGGACTCATTGCCGGCGACGCCGGATGACTCGGAGAACCTGGATCCACCTCCGCCCGCCCGCTACCGCGTCGTGATGCTGGGCGATGCCGGCGTGGGCAAAACGGCGCTGGTCAATCAGTTCATGACGTCGGAGTACATGCACACCTATGACGCCAGCCTGG ACGACGAGTTCGGCGAGAAGACGGTGAGCGTGCTGCTGGACGATGAGGAGTCGGACATGGTCTTCATAGACCATCCCAGCGTCGAGATGAGCGTGGAGAACTCCCTATCCACATACGAGCCACATGGCTGCGTCGTGGTCTTCTCGGTGGTGGATCGCAGCTCCTTCCGCGTGGCCGAGGAAATCATCAATTACCTGTGGCAGGAGAACTACACCAAGGACAAGGCTGTCATCCTGGTGGGCAACAAGGCGGATCTGGCCCGCGCCCGGCTTATCACATCACAGG AGGGCAAAGCCCTGGCCGCCTCACGCGATGCCAAATTTATTGAGACGTCCAGCGGCATACAGCACAACGTCGATGAGCTGCTCGTCGGCATATTGAAGCAG ATGCGGCTGAAAGAGAAGCGGGAGAAGAAGGCCACCGCCTCGAAGATGAAGACCTCCCGCACCCACATATCGCTGCACTTGGCCAAGGAACTGCTGCAGAAGATCTGCCTCAGCGACATCTCCAAGTCGAAGAGCTGCGAGAATCTGCATGTGCTATAA
- the LOC117137534 gene encoding uncharacterized protein LOC117137534 isoform X1, with protein sequence MAQQQRSWDEGAVGGGSYGHPHSSHHKVPARAASNPLPCKGATPKLPRQYHGGPTSSYNYGGYDTPRSPKITTTFAQDSCDDVSSSTPSSYYQTPPSGSIDDSASLLSGRTTARSPKSQCQFVFDAVSPSHGRKFEYYEPISPDDGALYYDPPSSPRRQGSKKLMRTKTPLDPVPQLTTTGVDESMAVAMAMGGAGGGGYAQGGPSKRQRDEWELPVISKIEARNLSAAAGAGSAGGSYYGLKRDSCVTDCTQLSMESGETGTQHTNSTMVTHTTTSFSFTEPEMEHEAGQPQLRRQRRHAINITSNPGYQVLHSSHSTLDRTCSDSVVSLRYRKSTSDLTQDADHELSGCKPNKPKAHVEHKPRRRGSSKGGLAYLASRRSSRESMKSACSNASIVSNDDVGPLAFQSSNRGRQRRTSNFLELPVPDHVRPRVCSLPERPYNPRASDDLYRLRHFSISKGNVVNCGDSIISRRSRSNTSVNSTNSRASERSPFEGSCCGAGYANVDSLPATPDDSENLDPPPPARYRVVMLGDAGVGKTALVNQFMTSEYMHTYDASLVLDDEFGEKTVSVLLDDEESDMVFIDHPSVEMSVENSLSTYEPHGCVVVFSVVDRSSFRVAEEIINYLWQENYTKDKAVILVGNKADLARARLITSQEGKALAASRDAKFIETSSGIQHNVDELLVGILKQMRLKEKREKKATASKMKTSRTHISLHLAKELLQKICLSDISKSKSCENLHVL encoded by the exons ATGGCCCAGCAACAGCGCAGCTGGGACGAGGGAGCTGTCGGTGGAGGATCCTATGGCCATCCCCACTCCTCGCACCACAAAGTACCTGCTCGAGCTGCCAGCAATCCGCTGCCCTGCAAAGGGGCCACTCCCAAGCTGCCCAG GCAATACCATGGAGGTCCAACTTCGAGTTATAACTATGGCGGATACGATACCCCGAGGAGTCCCAAGATCACCACCACATTTGCCCAAGACAGTTGTGATGATGTTAGTAGCTCCACGCCCAGCTCCTATTATCAGACACCCCCATCGGGATCGATAGATGATTCGGCATCTCTGCTCAGTGGACGCACCACTGCCCGCAGTCCCAAGTCGCAGTGCCAGTTCGTCTTTGATGCAGTGAGTCCCAGTCACGGCAGGAAGTTCGAGTACTATGAACCTATCTCACCGGACGATGGAGCTCTCTACTATGATCCTCCCAGTTCGCCGCGACGACAGGGTTCCAAAAAGCTAATGAGGACAAAGACCCCACTGGATCCAGTTCCCCAGTTGACCACAACAGGCGTGGATGAGAGCATGGCGGTGGCTATGGCCATGGGCGGAGCAGGAGGTGGAGGTTACGCTCAAGGAGGACCAAGCAAGCGGCAGAGAGATGAGTGGGAACTACCGGTGATCAGCAAGATCGAGGCGAGAAACCTAAGTGCGGCTGCAGGGGCAGGCTCGGCTGGAGGAAGTTATTATGGCTTGAAACGCGACTCCTGCGTCACTGACTGCACGCAGCTGTCCATGGAATCCGGCGAGACGGGTACCCAGCATACCAATAGCACCATGGTGACCCACACCACCACCAGCTTTAGCTTTACGGAGCCGGAAATGGAGCACGAGGCTGGACAGCCGCAATTGCGGCGCCAACGTCGCCATGCCATCAACATCACCTCCAATCCCGGCTACCAGGTTCTCCACAGCTCTCACTCCACGCTGGATCGTACCTGTTCCGATAGCGTGGTCTCACTTCGCTACCGCAAATCCACCAGTGACCTGACCCAAGATGCTGACCACGAGCTAAGTGGCTGCAAGCCCAACAAGCCGAAGGCCCATGTGGAGCATAAACCGCGTCGCCGGGGCAGCTCCAAAGGTGGACTGGCCTACTTGGCCAGCCGGCGAAGTTCCCGTGAGTCGATGAAGAGCGCCTGCTCCAATGCCTCCATCGTTTCAAACGACGATGTTGGACCACTGGCCTTCCAGAGTTCAAATCGCGGTCGCCAGCGTAGAACATCGAACTTTCTTGAGTTACCAG TTCCCGACCATGTGCGTCCTCGAGTCTGTTCCCTTCCAGAGCGACCGTACAATCCGCGGGCCAGTGATGACCTGTACCGCCTGCGTCACTTCTCCATCAGCAAGGGCAACGTGGTCAACTGTGGCGACTCAATCATCTCGCGGAGATCGCGGAGCAACACCAGCGTCAACTCGACGAACAGCCGGGCCAGCGAACGATCCCCCTTCGAGGGCAGCTGTTGCGGAGCGGGATATGCCAATGTGGACTCATTGCCGGCGACGCCGGATGACTCGGAGAACCTGGATCCACCTCCGCCCGCCCGCTACCGCGTCGTGATGCTGGGCGATGCCGGCGTGGGCAAAACGGCGCTGGTCAATCAGTTCATGACGTCGGAGTACATGCACACCTATGACGCCAGCCTGG TTTTAGACGACGAGTTCGGCGAGAAGACGGTGAGCGTGCTGCTGGACGATGAGGAGTCGGACATGGTCTTCATAGACCATCCCAGCGTCGAGATGAGCGTGGAGAACTCCCTATCCACATACGAGCCACATGGCTGCGTCGTGGTCTTCTCGGTGGTGGATCGCAGCTCCTTCCGCGTGGCCGAGGAAATCATCAATTACCTGTGGCAGGAGAACTACACCAAGGACAAGGCTGTCATCCTGGTGGGCAACAAGGCGGATCTGGCCCGCGCCCGGCTTATCACATCACAGG AGGGCAAAGCCCTGGCCGCCTCACGCGATGCCAAATTTATTGAGACGTCCAGCGGCATACAGCACAACGTCGATGAGCTGCTCGTCGGCATATTGAAGCAG ATGCGGCTGAAAGAGAAGCGGGAGAAGAAGGCCACCGCCTCGAAGATGAAGACCTCCCGCACCCACATATCGCTGCACTTGGCCAAGGAACTGCTGCAGAAGATCTGCCTCAGCGACATCTCCAAGTCGAAGAGCTGCGAGAATCTGCATGTGCTATAA